Sequence from the Lysobacter solisilvae genome:
CGAACGCGCAGTCCTCACGGGCGGGATCATCGGGGTAGCCCAGCATGCGGGCCAGTTGCAGTCCGGCGCGCACTTCCATCTCGACGGTGACGGGCGCTGCGTCGTCGCTGACGTTGTTCGGGTTGTAGGGCAGGGTGAGCATCTGCGCCGCCAGGCCCGGCAGCAGGAGATCCGACGCCATGTGCCCGATGTAGCGCGGGCTGTGGAACGGCACGGACTTCTTCAATGCCGCCGACAGCGCGTGCAGCTCACGCCGCATGCGCGCTTCGAAGGCCTGGTAGCCAGGCTGCTGGGAAGCCCGCGTGGAGATCGCGGGCGGGTCGTCGGGATGGAAATTGCGCCGCCAGAAGACGTGGTCGCGGAGGAACTCGACCACCATTTTCTCCAGCAGGGAATCGTTCTCGCCATACGGACCCAGGAAGCAGGCGTCGAGCATGTCACGGCCAGGAGGCGGATCGGGGCGTTTGGCGCGGTCGCGCACCGCCGCCAGCGTGAAGGGCATTTCAGTCTCCGGGCCATGGGCCGCTGCGCGACACAGATGTGTCCAATGCCAGCGTAGTGCGCGCAGGATGGATCGCGTTGATGCAGGTCAAGCGGGCCGTATCGCGTGCCGTAACGAGCGTGGGCGCCTTCCGGCGCACACGAATGCAGCCTGCCGTCGTCAGCCTGGGATCATCCGGCAAGGCGTGCGCGCGTCGACGCGGGTCGCAGCTCGTCGGCGAAGCCGTGGTTCACGTCCCGGTGGCCGGCCTCGTCGGCGCGCACCGCGAGCACGACGTCGCGCAGCCGGGCATCGTCCGGCAACTGCCAGTAGTCGCGGGCAATCTTCGGCGCCGGCACGTTCTCGACGCGTCCGCTGTCGATTTCCTGCAGATACTGGCTGTAGCTCACCACCGCCTGTTCCTCGAAGTAGCCGACCAGGCGATGGGCCGTGCGCGGCGACAGCAGGTACAGCATCAGGAAGAAGGTGAAGAAGCCGGCCTGCGAGACGAGCACCAGCGCGCGCTCGAGCCAGTTGGGCCGCGCGATCTCGATGAAGGTCATCAGGTGCATCCTTTCGTTCTCGGCTTCTTCCATCAGCGTGCGGATCCAGCCGTGGTCGTCGCGCATCCA
This genomic interval carries:
- a CDS encoding alternative oxidase; the protein is MNALITPVVQTPDLVELDIHHDSRDWSDRIALGITRSLRLLADTFFAKRYGNRAIVLETVAAVPGLVGAALVHLRCLRWMRDDHGWIRTLMEEAENERMHLMTFIEIARPNWLERALVLVSQAGFFTFFLMLYLLSPRTAHRLVGYFEEQAVVSYSQYLQEIDSGRVENVPAPKIARDYWQLPDDARLRDVVLAVRADEAGHRDVNHGFADELRPASTRARLAG